A genomic region of Pseudoalteromonas piscicida contains the following coding sequences:
- a CDS encoding YciI family protein — protein MSASIFIVNLTYVTEIEQVEPLLAPHIAFLERFYANGTFIASGRKIPRTGGVILVKASSEVELLDIVRQDPFYVAEVARYDIIEFVPSKFASCFTEVEKYLNS, from the coding sequence ATGTCAGCTTCAATATTTATTGTTAATCTTACTTATGTTACCGAAATTGAACAGGTAGAGCCGCTGCTTGCCCCTCACATTGCGTTTTTAGAACGTTTTTATGCCAATGGTACTTTTATCGCTTCTGGCAGAAAAATCCCACGAACTGGTGGGGTTATTTTGGTAAAGGCGAGTAGTGAAGTTGAGCTACTTGACATTGTTCGTCAAGATCCCTTTTATGTCGCCGAAGTGGCTCGGTATGACATTATCGAGTTTGTGCCAAGCAAGTTTGCATCTTGCTTTACAGAGGTGGAAAAATATCTTAATTCTTGA
- a CDS encoding DUF885 domain-containing protein has translation MKKTALCMALAMAMGLTGCSLSPSSVETTPSASQQTVATNAQFADFSQQFINDLWKQYPEASLWAGFGKYDDIITVPTQATRDASVAFSQAQLAKLQQFDLANLSNSQKIDYHLIENRLKRDIWHIETFKSWQWNPSNYNVSYGFATILNSRFKTDDEKLKLVLARLQYVPAYYEAAQNNINNPTLEYTQLAIAQNQGAFSVLNDELLDKLATSLLTAEEKALFKQRFAAAKSAINGYVSYLSNLEKELSENGNARSFRIGEKLYEEKFAFDIQSGYTAKQMYEKAMADKARVTNEMVKIVDQLWPKYFADKPRPKSDIDAIATLIKHLSVKHVKRENFVSEIKAQIPELEKFVMEKDLITLDPEKPLVVRETPEYMRGFAGASISAPGPYDKKENTYYNVSPLDSMSDEQAESYLREYNHWILQILNIHEAVPGHYTQLVYSNESPSLVKSILSNGAMIEGWAVYTERMMLEEGYGNFEPEMWLMYYKWNLRVICNTILDYGIQVKGISKEEGLDLLMNGAFQERAEAEGKWRRATLSQVQLTSYYSGYREIYDFRETQKQMLGKEFDLKAFHEEFLSFGSAPVKYIRQLMAK, from the coding sequence ATGAAAAAGACTGCCTTGTGCATGGCGCTAGCCATGGCAATGGGCCTAACTGGCTGCTCACTTTCTCCTTCGTCTGTCGAGACGACGCCTTCAGCTTCACAGCAAACAGTAGCAACAAATGCACAATTCGCTGACTTTTCTCAGCAATTTATCAATGACTTATGGAAACAGTACCCAGAAGCGTCGCTCTGGGCAGGCTTTGGCAAGTACGACGATATTATCACGGTACCAACCCAAGCGACTCGTGATGCAAGTGTTGCCTTCTCTCAGGCGCAACTGGCTAAGTTACAACAGTTCGACCTTGCTAACTTAAGCAATAGTCAAAAAATCGATTATCACTTGATTGAAAATCGCCTAAAACGCGATATCTGGCATATTGAAACCTTTAAAAGCTGGCAGTGGAATCCGTCAAACTACAATGTTTCTTATGGCTTTGCGACGATACTCAACAGCCGCTTTAAAACGGATGACGAAAAGCTCAAGCTCGTTTTAGCACGTCTTCAATATGTGCCAGCGTATTATGAAGCAGCACAAAACAATATTAACAATCCAACGCTTGAATATACTCAGCTTGCGATTGCACAAAACCAAGGCGCATTTAGTGTATTAAACGACGAGTTGCTTGATAAACTCGCGACTTCATTATTAACAGCCGAGGAAAAAGCCCTATTCAAGCAGCGCTTCGCTGCCGCGAAATCTGCCATCAATGGATATGTATCTTACCTTAGCAACCTTGAAAAAGAGTTAAGCGAAAACGGTAATGCGCGCTCATTTAGAATTGGTGAGAAGCTGTACGAAGAAAAATTTGCCTTTGATATTCAGTCTGGCTACACCGCCAAGCAAATGTATGAAAAGGCAATGGCCGACAAAGCCCGTGTTACTAATGAAATGGTTAAGATTGTTGATCAACTCTGGCCAAAGTATTTTGCTGACAAGCCACGCCCAAAATCTGACATTGATGCGATTGCCACGCTTATCAAGCATCTTTCGGTCAAACACGTAAAGCGTGAAAACTTTGTGAGCGAAATCAAGGCGCAAATTCCAGAGCTTGAAAAATTTGTGATGGAAAAGGATCTCATCACGCTAGACCCTGAAAAGCCGCTAGTTGTTCGCGAAACGCCTGAATATATGCGCGGCTTTGCTGGCGCTTCAATCAGTGCTCCGGGCCCATACGACAAAAAGGAGAACACCTATTATAACGTGTCTCCGCTGGACTCAATGAGCGACGAGCAAGCTGAATCGTATCTACGTGAATACAACCATTGGATCCTGCAGATCCTAAATATTCATGAAGCCGTGCCAGGCCATTACACTCAGTTGGTTTACTCTAACGAATCTCCGTCTTTGGTGAAGAGTATCTTAAGCAATGGCGCGATGATTGAAGGGTGGGCAGTATACACTGAGCGCATGATGCTAGAAGAAGGCTATGGTAACTTTGAGCCTGAAATGTGGTTAATGTACTACAAGTGGAATCTACGTGTGATCTGTAACACCATCCTAGATTACGGTATCCAAGTAAAAGGAATAAGCAAAGAAGAAGGCTTAGATCTGCTGATGAATGGAGCTTTCCAAGAGCGTGCAGAAGCCGAAGGTAAATGGCGCCGTGCAACCTTGAGCCAAGTACAATTAACCAGCTATTACTCTGGTTATCGCGAAATTTACGACTTCCGTGAAACGCAAAAACAAATGCTTGGAAAGGAATTTGACTTAAAAGCATTCCATGAAGAATTCTTAAGCTTTGGTAGTGCTCCGGTGAAGTATATCCGCCAGTTAATGGCGAAGTAA
- a CDS encoding methyl-accepting chemotaxis protein, whose translation MKQLNKLLGLMKVPNKLRLSLLLSVVIIALVQLSSALVLRDSLTYERRINAKNLMETTVAQLNMVATETSLTPQQRQEKIKKLIDAARYGDAGYFFLFDLNGNMVTHPIKPLLNGTSMTHHHERFIREAFSQFVVIANQNQQGFAQYQWPKPGTKELESKLSYIVNLGHYNWAIGTGIYLQDVEEQFYDRLMLMTAETLGYAILLIFLSSLISKNITKPLDKLTRTMGLISAQKDLTIALKSHGKDELAQMAIAFNKMNSHFRDVLHDINENTHSLASQAEELSCITEQIQAGIGQQNSETESVQNRMQSLNQVAQAVNNESKRALDKVTETTTLTTQGLTHVDENVAVIAHASRSVDSAQQAVLELQRSSTEIGAVLDVIKKVADQTNLLALNAAIEAARAGEQGRGFAVVADEVRTLAQRTQQSTDDIQAIIDKLHNGVATTVEEMESCRAASEQSLKVSQECKHALEQINLSIATVHDINVNIATWSEKQSEDLNEMTDNISGIATVANQTALGAEHTKASSQQLSEMSQRLSQMVNEFKV comes from the coding sequence ATGAAGCAGCTGAATAAACTCCTAGGTTTGATGAAAGTGCCCAATAAACTCAGACTCAGTCTGCTTTTGTCTGTCGTGATCATTGCCCTTGTGCAGCTCTCATCAGCGCTCGTTTTACGAGACAGCTTAACGTACGAAAGGCGCATTAATGCAAAAAATCTAATGGAAACCACAGTTGCACAACTTAATATGGTTGCCACCGAGACCTCGCTCACTCCACAACAAAGACAAGAAAAAATAAAAAAGCTCATTGATGCTGCACGCTATGGTGATGCAGGCTACTTCTTCTTATTTGACTTAAACGGGAATATGGTAACGCATCCCATTAAGCCACTACTCAACGGCACCTCAATGACTCACCATCATGAACGCTTTATTCGCGAGGCATTCAGCCAGTTCGTCGTCATTGCCAATCAAAATCAACAGGGCTTTGCCCAATATCAATGGCCAAAACCGGGGACAAAGGAGCTTGAGAGCAAGCTCTCTTATATTGTTAACTTAGGGCACTATAACTGGGCAATTGGGACAGGCATTTACCTGCAAGACGTTGAAGAACAGTTTTATGACCGACTCATGTTGATGACTGCTGAAACGCTCGGCTATGCGATCTTACTTATTTTCCTCTCGAGCTTGATCAGCAAAAATATTACCAAGCCACTGGATAAGCTCACCCGCACTATGGGACTCATTTCAGCGCAAAAAGACCTCACCATTGCACTGAAAAGCCACGGTAAAGACGAGCTTGCCCAAATGGCTATCGCATTTAATAAAATGAACTCGCATTTTCGTGATGTACTGCATGATATCAACGAAAACACCCATTCTTTGGCTTCCCAAGCAGAGGAGTTATCCTGTATTACCGAGCAGATCCAAGCTGGTATTGGACAACAAAACAGTGAAACAGAATCAGTGCAAAACCGCATGCAATCGCTTAATCAAGTGGCACAAGCTGTCAATAATGAGTCAAAGCGTGCGCTTGATAAAGTGACAGAGACAACCACACTGACGACCCAAGGGCTGACGCATGTAGACGAAAATGTAGCAGTCATAGCGCATGCCTCTCGTAGCGTCGACTCAGCGCAACAAGCTGTGCTCGAACTACAACGCTCATCAACCGAGATTGGTGCAGTGCTTGATGTCATTAAAAAAGTGGCAGATCAAACTAACTTATTAGCATTGAATGCGGCCATCGAGGCTGCCAGAGCAGGAGAACAAGGTCGCGGTTTTGCCGTGGTGGCCGATGAGGTAAGAACACTAGCTCAGCGTACGCAACAATCTACCGATGACATTCAAGCGATCATTGATAAACTGCACAATGGCGTCGCCACAACCGTTGAAGAAATGGAGAGTTGCCGCGCAGCATCCGAGCAAAGCCTCAAAGTGAGCCAAGAATGTAAGCATGCACTGGAGCAAATCAACCTCTCCATCGCAACTGTGCATGATATTAACGTTAATATCGCCACCTGGAGTGAAAAGCAATCCGAAGATCTTAATGAGATGACTGACAACATCAGTGGTATCGCAACAGTGGCAAACCAAACCGCTCTTGGCGCTGAACACACCAAAGCGTCGAGTCAGCAATTAAGCGAAATGTCACAACGACTCTCACAAATGGTAAATGAATTTAAGGTGTGA
- the cyoE gene encoding heme o synthase, with protein MLRRYFQVTKPGIIMGNLISVAGGFLLASRGEVDWLLFALTLLGLSLVVASGCVVNNVIDRDIDAAMARTKTRVTVTGEISSVAALSHSLVLGLSGFGLLAYFTNWIALSFAAFGFFIYVGVYSLYMKRNSVYGTVVGSLSGAVPPVVGYCAVSGVFDSGAAILLLMFCLWQMPHSYAIAIFRFEDYRVANIPVLPVAQGVEKAKHHIVLYIAIYALVVMLLPLSGYTGIAFMAVACTTSFWWLFMALKGYQRDLDLHGWARQVFAFSIVNITVLSIAMAIDNHSTVSAMLY; from the coding sequence ATGCTGCGTCGTTATTTTCAGGTGACAAAACCTGGGATCATTATGGGAAACTTGATTTCAGTCGCAGGAGGCTTTTTATTGGCCTCTCGAGGTGAAGTTGATTGGCTGCTATTTGCCTTGACTCTACTAGGGCTATCTTTGGTCGTTGCGTCAGGTTGTGTAGTTAACAATGTCATCGACAGGGATATCGATGCGGCAATGGCTCGCACTAAAACTCGCGTGACAGTAACTGGGGAAATTTCCTCAGTTGCTGCACTGTCACATAGTCTGGTACTCGGATTATCTGGCTTTGGGCTCTTAGCCTATTTCACCAATTGGATTGCGCTGAGTTTTGCCGCATTTGGTTTTTTTATTTATGTCGGTGTTTACAGCTTATACATGAAACGAAACTCAGTGTATGGCACGGTGGTTGGTAGCCTGTCAGGGGCAGTGCCTCCTGTGGTTGGTTACTGCGCGGTAAGCGGGGTGTTTGACTCTGGCGCTGCCATTTTATTATTGATGTTTTGTCTTTGGCAAATGCCACATTCTTACGCCATTGCGATTTTCCGTTTTGAAGATTACCGGGTCGCGAATATTCCAGTGTTGCCAGTTGCGCAAGGTGTTGAAAAGGCTAAGCATCATATTGTTTTGTATATTGCCATTTATGCACTCGTGGTGATGTTACTGCCGCTTAGCGGCTATACCGGCATAGCATTTATGGCGGTGGCCTGTACAACCAGTTTTTGGTGGTTATTTATGGCGCTAAAAGGATACCAAAGAGACTTAGATTTACATGGTTGGGCGAGGCAAGTATTTGCATTCTCAATAGTCAATATCACAGTCCTAAGTATCGCGATGGCGATTGATAATCACAGCACAGTTTCTGCGATGCTGTACTGA
- the cyoA gene encoding ubiquinol oxidase subunit II, producing MNKRSVVNYAFASLGLMLTGCSGGILDPKGQIGMDEKSLIIIATVLMLLVVVPVIILTLYFAWKYRDGRDHEIYAPKWAHSNKIEAVVWTIPIVIIIVLGVITWRSTQSLDPYKPLEGKGEHLTIQVVSLNWKWLFIYPEQGIATVNELVFPANVPVEYKITSESTMNSFFIPQLGSQIYSMAGMETQLHLIANEPGTFKGFSANYSGAGFTGMKFDAIATKDKADFDNWVADIRANGEALTAGRYAKLAEPSEYHPVEYFGSVEQGLFHTIVMKYMQGHGEMSYYAKPEHAAHQHHGKAEE from the coding sequence TTGAATAAACGTAGTGTTGTGAATTATGCGTTCGCTTCATTGGGGCTTATGCTCACCGGCTGTAGTGGTGGCATTTTAGATCCCAAGGGGCAAATTGGCATGGATGAGAAGTCCTTGATCATCATTGCCACTGTACTGATGTTACTCGTTGTAGTACCAGTTATTATTCTTACCTTATATTTTGCGTGGAAGTACCGAGACGGTCGTGACCACGAGATCTATGCACCTAAATGGGCTCACTCTAACAAAATAGAAGCCGTGGTTTGGACCATTCCGATTGTGATTATTATTGTACTTGGGGTGATCACTTGGCGCTCTACACAATCACTTGATCCGTACAAGCCGTTGGAAGGCAAAGGAGAACACCTTACCATTCAGGTGGTATCGCTCAACTGGAAGTGGTTATTTATCTATCCAGAACAAGGTATTGCCACCGTGAATGAGCTGGTGTTTCCAGCGAATGTACCGGTGGAGTACAAAATCACTTCTGAAAGCACCATGAACTCTTTTTTCATTCCTCAGCTTGGTAGCCAAATCTACTCGATGGCTGGAATGGAAACGCAGCTTCACCTGATTGCTAACGAACCGGGGACGTTCAAAGGCTTTTCTGCCAATTACAGCGGAGCAGGCTTTACGGGAATGAAGTTCGATGCCATTGCGACCAAAGACAAAGCGGATTTTGATAACTGGGTTGCCGACATTAGAGCTAACGGTGAAGCCTTAACCGCTGGTCGTTATGCGAAGCTGGCTGAGCCTTCGGAATATCACCCCGTTGAATATTTTGGCTCGGTAGAGCAGGGCTTATTCCACACCATAGTTATGAAGTACATGCAGGGCCATGGCGAAATGAGTTATTACGCCAAACCAGAGCATGCAGCGCATCAACATCACGGCAAAGCTGAGGAGTAA
- the cyoB gene encoding cytochrome o ubiquinol oxidase subunit I, whose protein sequence is MSLFGKLSIEAIPYHEPIIMVTLAVVAIVGLIVAAMVTKHKKWGVLWHDWITSIDHKRLGVMYIILALIMLMRGFADAVMMRTQLAMATSGAAGYLPPEHYDQIFTAHGVIMIIFMAMPFMIGLMNIILPLQIGARDVAFPFLNNLSFWLTAGGAILINLSLAFGEFAKTGWVAYPPLSELSFSPGVGVDYYIWALQISGLGTLLTAVNFLVTVFKMRAPGMTLMKMPIFTWTCTWANILVAASFPILTAVLAMLTLDRYMDFHFFTNEAGGNAMMYINLFWAWGHPEVYILILPAFGIFSEIISTFTGKRLFGYKSMVYASGAISILGFIVWLHHFFTMGSSANVNAFFGVMTMVIAVPTGVKLFNWLFTMYRGRLRITVPVLWTLGFMVTFTVGGMTGVLLAIPGADYVLHNSLFLIAHFHNTIIGGAVFGYLAGFAYWFPKVMGYKLDERWGKASFWCWLVGFFVAFMPLYVLGFLGMTRRLNHTNTPEWNIWLYIACIGAFIIMFGIIFQVVQLVVSYKNREQLQDTTGDPWNGHTLEWSTDSPPQYYNFAKTPVVDDIDAWTEMKEQGQAYQKPAQYQPIHMPKNTPAGVLISASLTVFCFAMIWHIWWLAAVGFVSAIAVFIKRCYTRDVDYYVQVDEIEQIESAHLSRALQEG, encoded by the coding sequence ATGTCGTTGTTTGGTAAATTATCCATCGAGGCAATCCCCTATCACGAACCCATCATTATGGTGACGTTAGCTGTAGTGGCGATTGTCGGTCTAATTGTGGCGGCAATGGTCACAAAACACAAAAAATGGGGCGTGCTGTGGCACGATTGGATCACTTCAATCGATCATAAACGCCTAGGCGTGATGTACATTATCTTGGCATTAATTATGTTAATGCGTGGTTTTGCCGACGCCGTCATGATGCGTACACAGTTGGCGATGGCTACAAGCGGCGCTGCTGGTTACTTACCTCCTGAGCACTATGACCAGATCTTCACCGCACATGGGGTGATCATGATCATCTTTATGGCGATGCCATTTATGATTGGTTTGATGAATATCATCTTGCCACTGCAAATTGGTGCTAGAGATGTTGCTTTTCCGTTTTTGAATAACCTCAGTTTTTGGCTGACGGCGGGCGGGGCAATTCTGATCAATTTATCCTTGGCATTTGGTGAGTTTGCAAAAACTGGTTGGGTGGCGTACCCGCCATTGTCTGAGTTGTCGTTTAGTCCAGGTGTCGGGGTTGATTACTATATTTGGGCGCTGCAAATATCCGGACTTGGGACATTGCTCACCGCCGTGAATTTCTTGGTAACCGTATTTAAGATGCGTGCACCTGGCATGACGCTAATGAAAATGCCTATTTTTACTTGGACTTGTACTTGGGCAAATATCCTAGTTGCGGCGTCTTTCCCGATTCTTACTGCGGTGCTAGCGATGCTAACGCTTGACCGTTATATGGACTTCCACTTCTTCACCAATGAAGCCGGTGGTAATGCCATGATGTATATCAATCTGTTCTGGGCATGGGGTCACCCTGAAGTTTATATTTTGATCTTGCCTGCGTTTGGGATTTTCTCAGAAATTATTTCAACCTTTACAGGCAAACGCCTGTTTGGCTATAAGTCGATGGTGTACGCCAGCGGTGCGATTTCTATTTTGGGCTTTATTGTTTGGCTACATCACTTCTTTACTATGGGTTCAAGCGCCAATGTTAATGCTTTCTTTGGGGTCATGACGATGGTCATTGCGGTGCCGACGGGAGTAAAACTCTTCAACTGGTTATTTACCATGTATCGCGGTCGTTTGCGGATCACGGTGCCGGTCCTTTGGACATTAGGGTTTATGGTGACCTTTACCGTTGGTGGGATGACCGGCGTATTGCTTGCAATTCCTGGCGCGGACTATGTGCTGCACAACAGTCTTTTTCTGATCGCACACTTTCATAACACCATTATCGGTGGCGCAGTGTTTGGTTATCTAGCGGGTTTTGCTTACTGGTTCCCTAAAGTAATGGGTTACAAGCTTGATGAGCGTTGGGGTAAAGCCTCGTTCTGGTGCTGGCTAGTTGGTTTTTTTGTGGCCTTTATGCCGCTTTATGTGCTTGGCTTCTTAGGCATGACACGTCGCCTAAATCATACCAACACGCCAGAGTGGAACATTTGGCTATACATCGCGTGTATTGGTGCCTTTATCATTATGTTTGGGATCATCTTCCAAGTGGTACAGCTAGTGGTGAGTTACAAAAACCGCGAGCAATTGCAAGATACCACAGGCGATCCGTGGAATGGGCATACGTTAGAATGGTCAACGGACTCTCCACCGCAGTACTACAACTTCGCGAAAACCCCTGTGGTTGACGATATTGACGCTTGGACAGAAATGAAAGAGCAGGGACAGGCATATCAAAAGCCTGCACAGTATCAGCCTATTCACATGCCAAAAAATACCCCGGCTGGAGTGCTTATCAGCGCGTCATTGACCGTGTTTTGCTTTGCCATGATTTGGCATATTTGGTGGTTAGCAGCGGTGGGTTTTGTCAGTGCTATCGCGGTATTTATTAAGCGTTGTTACACCCGAGACGTTGATTATTATGTTCAGGTTGACGAGATTGAGCAGATTGAGTCTGCCCACCTTTCTCGCGCATTACAGGAGGGTTAA
- the cyoD gene encoding cytochrome o ubiquinol oxidase subunit IV: MSHSESQALAQMDVHEHEHDSHGSVKSYLIGFVLSVILTAIPFAAVMSGSLSSSTTFWTLVTTALVQIWVHLKYFLHLNFVTEEGKASTLSFIFSALIIVMVVGLSVWIIYESNAMMMY; encoded by the coding sequence ATGAGCCATAGTGAATCTCAAGCGTTAGCACAGATGGATGTTCATGAGCATGAACACGACAGCCACGGTAGTGTGAAGTCGTATCTAATTGGTTTTGTGTTATCCGTCATTTTGACAGCCATTCCTTTTGCTGCCGTGATGAGTGGCAGCTTGTCATCTAGCACGACATTCTGGACGTTAGTGACAACGGCGTTAGTGCAAATTTGGGTGCACCTAAAGTACTTTTTACACCTGAATTTTGTTACGGAAGAAGGCAAGGCAAGCACGCTTTCCTTTATCTTTAGTGCGTTGATTATTGTGATGGTAGTGGGGCTGTCGGTCTGGATCATCTACGAATCGAACGCCATGATGATGTATTAA
- the cyoC gene encoding cytochrome o ubiquinol oxidase subunit III yields MSAITPATLHALEDAHEHAEHDTGSNTVFGFWLYLMTDCLLFASFFATYAVLYMNTAGGVSGKDIFELGFVAVETAALLLSSITFGFAMIAANKQKKSQTLSWLAVTFAFGAVFIGMEVYEFHHLIVHGHGPQHSAFLTSFFSLVGLHGMHVTAGLIWMTVMMIEVTRRGLKPQTVTRLSCLSLFWHFLDIVWICVFTVVYLMGAM; encoded by the coding sequence ATGAGTGCAATTACTCCCGCTACGCTGCATGCATTAGAAGATGCTCACGAGCATGCAGAGCATGACACAGGTTCAAATACCGTATTCGGTTTTTGGCTATATCTGATGACGGACTGTTTGTTGTTTGCTTCTTTCTTTGCCACTTATGCTGTGTTGTACATGAACACGGCAGGTGGCGTGTCTGGCAAAGACATATTCGAGCTGGGCTTTGTTGCGGTTGAAACCGCGGCCCTACTGTTAAGTAGTATTACCTTTGGGTTTGCCATGATAGCGGCAAACAAACAGAAAAAGTCGCAAACCTTATCTTGGCTTGCGGTGACATTTGCTTTTGGTGCGGTGTTTATTGGTATGGAAGTGTATGAATTCCATCACTTAATAGTACATGGTCATGGACCGCAGCATAGTGCTTTTCTGACTTCTTTCTTCTCATTGGTGGGTCTGCACGGCATGCACGTGACGGCAGGCTTGATTTGGATGACAGTGATGATGATTGAAGTGACACGTCGTGGTCTTAAGCCACAAACGGTAACGCGTTTGAGCTGCTTAAGCTTGTTCTGGCACTTTTTAGATATCGTGTGGATCTGTGTATTTACCGTTGTTTATTTAATGGGGGCAATGTAA
- a CDS encoding flavodoxin family protein, with amino-acid sequence MKTVVIYSSSNPNGNTYQSAKALAEEKRAELIYLDRYKIGEYCYKHSHSDDDFVNLFRWVLGFEHIIFASPVYWYAVTPRMKAFIDRITDFMDIEALKPELRTLREKQFSILSTSCQEKAPAPFTEMLVGTFEYLGMKLQEQRHVHYPYAD; translated from the coding sequence ATGAAAACAGTCGTTATTTACTCAAGCTCAAACCCCAATGGAAATACCTACCAATCTGCAAAGGCACTAGCAGAAGAAAAAAGAGCTGAGCTCATCTATTTAGACCGTTATAAAATTGGTGAGTATTGCTACAAACACTCTCACAGTGATGATGACTTTGTTAACCTTTTTAGATGGGTACTTGGTTTTGAGCACATCATTTTTGCATCCCCCGTTTATTGGTATGCAGTGACACCAAGAATGAAGGCATTTATCGACAGAATAACCGACTTTATGGACATCGAAGCGTTAAAGCCTGAGCTTAGAACACTACGTGAAAAGCAGTTTTCTATCTTGTCGACCTCATGCCAAGAAAAAGCACCGGCACCATTTACTGAGATGCTGGTGGGGACCTTTGAATATTTGGGTATGAAATTACAAGAGCAGCGTCACGTCCATTATCCTTATGCTGATTAA
- the soxR gene encoding redox-sensitive transcriptional activator SoxR — translation MKTEKLLRDEPNLSVGKVAQRADVAVSALHFYENKGLIRSWRNNGNQRRYKKDVLRRIAIIKAGQKMGITLGEIKETLDTLPDSRTPTKADWAKLSTAWQAKLDEKIAYMQRLRDYVDGCIGCGCLSMKSCPIYNPDDIVAKEANGAVWLDEPDKANKAKSCYDSENH, via the coding sequence ATGAAAACTGAAAAATTATTAAGAGACGAGCCAAACCTCAGCGTCGGTAAGGTTGCCCAAAGAGCTGACGTTGCGGTGTCTGCACTGCATTTCTATGAGAACAAAGGGCTTATTCGCAGTTGGCGTAATAACGGTAATCAGCGCCGTTATAAAAAGGATGTGTTGCGCCGAATTGCCATTATTAAAGCTGGTCAAAAAATGGGGATAACCCTAGGGGAGATAAAAGAAACCCTTGATACCCTACCCGATTCAAGAACACCAACCAAAGCGGACTGGGCCAAACTTTCTACAGCCTGGCAAGCAAAGCTGGACGAAAAAATCGCTTACATGCAGCGCTTAAGAGACTATGTCGATGGTTGCATTGGCTGTGGCTGTTTGTCGATGAAATCATGCCCTATCTACAACCCCGATGACATCGTTGCCAAAGAGGCTAACGGTGCAGTGTGGTTGGATGAGCCAGACAAAGCAAATAAAGCAAAATCTTGTTATGATAGCGAAAACCATTAA